One Lacunisphaera limnophila DNA window includes the following coding sequences:
- a CDS encoding glycosyltransferase family 2 protein: MKVSFIIPLYNCLPLTQAMLTSLRATVPADLAHEIILVDDGSTDGTRDWLTGLGSPCRVVLNEQNLGFAATCNRGAAAATGEFLFFLNNDLELLPGWLAPILDVFSRFPRAGAVGNVQLDFASGAVDHTGIFFNTKGKPAHATHRGVAAVREVVAVTGACLAVPANVWRELGGFDEGYVNGCEDVDFCLRALAAGHTNHVALHSVVRHHISASAGRKLRDEQNTSRLLRRWHTSILPHLVRPGCREWLAAAWEDPRDYADPALARDAFLHLCHLAPASARLRAAAAALLEVEFARWRHLLEGAPARPAREIAWQLYPVRPENAPAL; this comes from the coding sequence ATGAAGGTCTCGTTCATCATCCCGCTCTACAACTGCCTGCCCCTCACGCAGGCGATGCTGACCAGCCTGCGCGCCACCGTGCCCGCCGATCTCGCCCACGAGATCATCCTGGTGGACGACGGCTCGACCGACGGCACGCGCGACTGGCTCACCGGGCTTGGCTCGCCCTGCCGGGTCGTGCTCAACGAGCAGAACCTCGGCTTCGCCGCCACCTGCAACCGCGGCGCGGCCGCGGCGACCGGCGAATTCCTCTTCTTCCTCAACAACGATCTGGAACTCCTGCCCGGCTGGCTCGCCCCCATCCTCGACGTCTTCAGCCGCTTCCCCCGCGCCGGCGCGGTCGGGAACGTCCAGCTGGACTTCGCCAGCGGTGCCGTGGACCACACGGGGATTTTCTTCAACACGAAGGGCAAACCCGCCCACGCCACCCACCGCGGGGTCGCCGCGGTCCGCGAGGTCGTGGCCGTCACCGGCGCCTGCCTCGCCGTGCCCGCCAACGTCTGGCGCGAACTCGGGGGCTTCGACGAGGGTTACGTCAACGGCTGCGAGGACGTGGACTTCTGCCTGCGCGCCCTCGCCGCCGGTCACACCAACCACGTGGCCCTGCACAGCGTCGTGCGCCACCACATCAGCGCCTCCGCCGGCCGCAAACTCCGCGACGAGCAGAACACCTCGCGCCTGCTGCGCCGTTGGCACACCTCCATCCTTCCCCACCTCGTGCGTCCCGGCTGCCGCGAGTGGCTTGCCGCCGCATGGGAAGATCCCCGCGATTACGCCGACCCCGCGCTGGCCCGCGACGCCTTCCTGCACCTCTGCCACCTGGCCCCCGCCTCCGCCCGCCTCCGCGCCGCCGCCGCCGCGCTCCTCGAGGTGGAATTCGCCCGCTGGCGCCACCTGCTCGAAGGCGCCCCCGCCCGCCCCGCCCGCGAGATCGCGTGGCAGCTCTACCCCGTCCGCCCGGAAAACGCGCCGGCCCTTTGA
- a CDS encoding NAD-dependent epimerase/dehydratase family protein yields MNPTPAFRRAFRGRRVVITGGLGFIGSNLAARLVGLGAKVTLIDSLIPEYGGNLRNIAAIRRQVTVNISDVRNNHALPHLLRGQDFLFNLAGQTSHLDSMTEPDTDLEINCRAQLALLEVCRRHNPGIRVVFASTRQIYGRPRYLPVDEKHPLQPVDVNGINKLAGEQYHLLYSAVHGIRSSVLRLTNTIGPHMRVKDARQTFVGTWIRQALAGETFEVWGGQQLRDFTYVDDAVEAFLLAATRPEAVGHVFNLGGRGKINLADLAAMLVKEAGSGRAKVRAYPADRRKIDIGDFYADGSLIARRLGWRPRTTIRQALARTVAYYRTELPHYL; encoded by the coding sequence ATGAACCCCACCCCTGCGTTCCGCCGGGCCTTCCGGGGCCGTCGCGTCGTCATCACCGGGGGCCTGGGCTTCATCGGGTCCAACCTGGCGGCGCGCCTGGTCGGCCTGGGGGCCAAGGTCACGCTCATCGACAGCCTGATCCCGGAGTATGGCGGCAACCTGCGCAACATCGCCGCGATCCGCCGGCAGGTGACGGTCAACATCTCCGACGTGCGCAACAACCATGCGTTGCCGCACCTGCTCCGCGGGCAGGATTTTCTGTTCAATCTCGCGGGGCAGACCAGCCACCTGGACTCGATGACGGAGCCGGACACCGACTTGGAGATCAACTGCCGGGCGCAGCTCGCGCTGCTGGAGGTCTGCCGCCGGCACAATCCCGGCATCCGGGTGGTCTTCGCCAGCACGCGCCAGATCTACGGCCGGCCCCGGTATCTGCCGGTGGATGAGAAGCACCCGCTCCAGCCCGTGGATGTGAACGGCATCAACAAGCTCGCGGGCGAGCAATACCACCTGCTGTACAGCGCGGTGCACGGCATCCGCAGCAGCGTCCTGCGGCTGACCAACACGATCGGCCCGCACATGCGCGTGAAGGATGCGCGGCAGACCTTTGTCGGCACGTGGATCCGCCAGGCGCTGGCGGGCGAGACCTTTGAAGTGTGGGGCGGGCAGCAGCTGCGCGATTTCACGTATGTGGATGACGCCGTTGAGGCCTTCCTGCTGGCGGCGACCCGGCCCGAAGCGGTGGGCCATGTGTTCAATCTCGGCGGCCGCGGAAAGATCAACCTGGCGGATCTCGCCGCGATGCTGGTCAAGGAGGCCGGATCGGGACGGGCCAAAGTCCGGGCTTATCCCGCTGACCGGCGCAAGATCGACATCGGGGATTTCTACGCCGACGGGTCGCTGATCGCGCGCCGCCTGGGCTGGCGCCCGCGGACCACGATCCGGCAGGCCCTGGCGCGGACGGTCGCTTACTACCGCACGGAGCTGCCGCATTACCTGTGA
- a CDS encoding sugar nucleotide-binding protein, whose amino-acid sequence MIFLLGGSGYVGSAYQTLLQRKGLPFRNLRRADFDYTDQAALTSLLRRERPAFLINAAGYTGKPNVDACELHKAECLFGNGVLPGRIAAACTDAGVPWGHVSSGCIYTGSRPDGTGFTETDTPNFTFRTDNCSFYSGTKALGEEVLAGRPDVYIWRLRIPFNEVDNPRNYLTKLIRYDTLLEAANSISQLEEFVAATFACWEKRVPFGTYNVTNPGEVTTREVVDLIKKSGVATKDFKFFPNEAEFMRTAAKTPRSNCTMTSAKLAATGIRMTEVHDAITQALRTWRKA is encoded by the coding sequence ATGATCTTCCTCCTCGGTGGCTCCGGTTACGTCGGCTCAGCCTATCAGACCCTGTTGCAACGCAAGGGCCTGCCCTTCCGCAACCTGCGCCGGGCGGACTTCGATTACACCGACCAGGCCGCCCTGACCTCCCTCCTTCGCCGTGAGCGGCCCGCCTTCCTGATCAACGCCGCCGGCTACACCGGCAAGCCCAACGTCGATGCCTGCGAGCTGCACAAGGCCGAGTGCCTCTTCGGCAATGGCGTGCTCCCGGGCCGCATTGCCGCGGCCTGCACCGACGCCGGCGTCCCCTGGGGCCACGTTTCCTCCGGCTGCATCTACACCGGCTCCCGCCCCGACGGCACCGGCTTCACCGAGACCGATACGCCCAACTTCACCTTCCGCACCGACAACTGCAGCTTCTACTCCGGCACCAAGGCCCTCGGCGAGGAGGTGCTCGCCGGCCGGCCCGATGTCTACATCTGGCGCCTGCGCATCCCCTTCAACGAGGTCGACAACCCCCGCAACTACCTCACCAAGCTCATCCGCTACGACACCCTCCTTGAGGCCGCCAACTCGATCTCCCAACTCGAGGAATTCGTCGCCGCCACCTTCGCCTGCTGGGAAAAACGCGTCCCCTTCGGCACCTACAACGTGACCAACCCCGGCGAGGTCACCACCCGCGAGGTCGTCGACCTGATCAAAAAGTCCGGCGTCGCCACCAAGGATTTCAAGTTCTTCCCCAACGAGGCCGAGTTCATGCGCACCGCTGCCAAAACCCCGCGCTCGAACTGCACCATGACCTCCGCCAAACTCGCCGCCACCGGCATCCGGATGACCGAGGTCCACGACGCCATCACCCAGGCCCTGCGCACCTGGCGTAAAGCCTGA
- a CDS encoding class I SAM-dependent methyltransferase, whose protein sequence is MSLSSSGKPAGFVTGFDENFYLAAYPDVAAAVQSGRFASGREHYERYGLREGRTGSASPTAAWHAAASRNLVAHVAGRAFTTAADWSHPATTSAPPAVTGNALAGFFAARRSGRGIWKWQHYFEIYERHFARFRGQPVNVLEIGVYSGGSLEMWRDYFGPQARLHGVDIEPACKAYEGDGVKIMIGDQTDRNFWRDFRTEVPALDIVIDDGGHLYDQQRVTLEELLPHVRPGGVYLCEDIHGEDNAFAAYATGLAAMLSAGEVTGNSDDPDRRLVCRTSPFQASIRSVSFYPQVVAIEKLLAPVAELVAPKRGTQWQPFLH, encoded by the coding sequence ATGAGCCTCTCCTCCTCCGGAAAGCCTGCCGGTTTCGTCACCGGTTTCGACGAGAATTTCTACCTTGCCGCCTACCCGGACGTGGCCGCGGCGGTGCAGTCGGGCCGGTTCGCTTCAGGCAGGGAACATTACGAGCGCTACGGTCTTCGGGAGGGGCGCACCGGCTCCGCTTCTCCGACCGCGGCCTGGCACGCCGCCGCGAGCCGCAACCTGGTGGCCCACGTGGCCGGCCGGGCCTTTACCACCGCGGCGGATTGGTCGCACCCGGCGACCACTTCGGCCCCGCCTGCCGTCACCGGCAATGCTCTCGCGGGGTTTTTCGCGGCGCGCCGGAGCGGCCGCGGAATCTGGAAGTGGCAGCACTATTTTGAAATCTACGAACGGCACTTCGCCCGCTTTCGCGGGCAGCCGGTGAATGTGCTGGAGATCGGCGTTTACAGCGGCGGCAGCCTTGAGATGTGGCGTGACTACTTTGGCCCGCAGGCCCGCCTCCACGGCGTTGACATCGAACCGGCTTGCAAGGCTTACGAGGGCGACGGTGTGAAGATCATGATCGGCGACCAGACTGACCGCAATTTCTGGCGGGATTTCCGCACCGAGGTCCCAGCCTTGGACATTGTGATCGACGACGGTGGCCACCTTTATGACCAGCAACGGGTCACCTTGGAGGAACTCCTCCCCCACGTCAGGCCGGGTGGCGTCTACCTCTGCGAGGACATCCATGGTGAGGACAACGCCTTCGCGGCCTATGCCACCGGCCTCGCGGCCATGCTGAGCGCCGGCGAGGTGACGGGCAACAGCGACGACCCGGACCGCCGGCTCGTCTGTCGCACCAGTCCGTTCCAGGCGAGCATCCGCTCGGTGAGTTTCTATCCCCAGGTCGTCGCGATTGAAAAACTGCTTGCTCCCGTTGCCGAGCTGGTCGCACCCAAGCGCGGCACGCAGTGGCAACCGTTCCTGCACTGA
- the rfbA gene encoding glucose-1-phosphate thymidylyltransferase RfbA → MNRKGIILAGGSGTRLYPLTIAVSKQLMPVYDKPMIYYPLSVLMLSGIREILIISTPTDLPLFRKLLGDGGNLGVKFSYAEQPSPDGLAQAFTIAGDTGFLTGTEPCALVLGDNLFYGSEFVASLKEASARTSGATIFGYHVANPTAYGVVEFAPDGRVLSLEEKPAQPKSNYAVPGLYYYDREVVTLARSLKPSKRGELEITDLNRLYLEKGTLHVELFGRGTAWLDTGTHDSLVEAATFVHVLENRTGLKIACIEEIAYKHGWIDRAGLEANIKKLGKSSYGEYLKRLL, encoded by the coding sequence ATGAATCGCAAAGGCATCATCCTCGCCGGTGGCTCCGGCACCCGGCTCTACCCCCTGACCATCGCGGTCTCAAAGCAGCTCATGCCGGTCTACGACAAGCCGATGATCTACTATCCGCTGTCGGTCCTGATGCTCTCCGGCATCCGCGAGATCCTGATCATCTCCACGCCCACCGACCTGCCCCTCTTCCGCAAGCTCCTCGGCGACGGCGGCAACCTCGGCGTGAAATTCAGCTACGCCGAGCAACCCAGCCCCGACGGCCTCGCCCAGGCCTTCACCATCGCCGGCGACACCGGCTTCCTGACCGGCACCGAACCCTGCGCCCTCGTGCTCGGCGACAACCTCTTCTACGGTTCGGAGTTCGTCGCCTCCCTGAAGGAAGCCAGCGCCCGCACCAGCGGCGCCACCATCTTCGGCTATCACGTCGCCAACCCCACCGCCTACGGCGTCGTGGAATTCGCGCCCGACGGCCGCGTGCTCTCCCTCGAGGAAAAACCCGCGCAGCCCAAGTCCAACTACGCCGTCCCGGGCCTCTACTACTACGACCGGGAGGTCGTCACCCTCGCCCGCAGCCTCAAGCCCTCGAAACGTGGCGAACTCGAGATCACCGATCTCAACCGCCTGTATCTCGAAAAGGGCACCCTGCACGTCGAGCTCTTCGGCCGCGGCACCGCCTGGCTCGACACCGGCACCCACGATTCGCTTGTCGAGGCCGCCACCTTCGTCCACGTCCTCGAGAACCGCACCGGCCTCAAGATCGCCTGCATCGAGGAGATCGCCTACAAGCACGGCTGGATCGACCGCGCCGGCCTCGAGGCCAACATCAAGAAGCTCGGCAAGTCCTCCTACGGCGAATACCTAAAGCGGCTGCTGTAG
- the rfbB gene encoding dTDP-glucose 4,6-dehydratase, protein MNILVTGGAGFIGSNLVRLLVSTTEHTVLNVDALTYAGNRRSLADLEGNPRYRFAQADICDAAAMTKLFVEFRPDWVMHLAAESHVDRSIDGPGAFIQTNVVGTYTLLQAARAHFESLAGPAKDAFRFLHVSTDEVYGSLGATGLFTEETPYDPHSPYSASKASSDHLARAWADTFRLPVLVTNCSNNYGPYQFPEKLIPVVILKALRGDPIPVYGKGENIRDWLYVGDHAEALHTVVARGRTGQTYNIGGNNERQNIDLVRLLCGLLDEFRPRADGKKYADQIAFVTDRPGHDLRYAIDATKIKRELGWTPKQDHTSGFRKTVQWYLDHESWWKGILDGSYKLERLGTQA, encoded by the coding sequence ATGAACATTTTGGTCACCGGCGGCGCCGGCTTCATCGGCAGCAACCTCGTCCGTCTCCTCGTCTCCACCACGGAACACACCGTGCTCAACGTAGACGCGCTGACCTACGCCGGCAACCGCCGCTCACTCGCCGACCTCGAGGGCAACCCCCGCTACCGCTTCGCCCAAGCTGATATTTGCGACGCCGCGGCGATGACGAAACTCTTCGTGGAATTCAGGCCTGACTGGGTGATGCACCTCGCCGCCGAGAGCCATGTCGACCGCTCGATCGACGGTCCCGGCGCCTTCATCCAAACCAACGTCGTCGGCACCTACACCCTCCTTCAGGCCGCCCGCGCCCACTTCGAGTCGCTCGCCGGCCCGGCCAAGGATGCCTTCCGTTTCCTCCACGTCTCGACCGACGAGGTGTACGGCTCCCTCGGCGCCACCGGCCTCTTCACCGAGGAGACCCCCTACGACCCGCACTCCCCCTACTCCGCCAGCAAGGCCTCATCCGACCACCTCGCCCGCGCCTGGGCCGACACCTTCCGGCTGCCTGTGCTCGTCACGAACTGCTCCAACAATTACGGCCCCTACCAATTCCCGGAGAAACTCATTCCCGTCGTCATCCTCAAGGCCCTGCGCGGCGACCCGATCCCCGTCTACGGCAAGGGCGAGAACATCCGTGACTGGCTCTACGTCGGCGACCACGCCGAGGCCCTGCACACCGTCGTCGCCCGCGGCCGCACCGGCCAGACCTACAACATCGGCGGCAACAACGAGCGCCAGAACATCGACCTCGTGCGCCTGCTCTGCGGCCTCCTCGACGAGTTCCGCCCGCGCGCCGACGGCAAAAAATACGCCGACCAGATCGCCTTCGTCACCGACCGCCCCGGCCACGACCTCCGCTACGCCATCGACGCCACCAAGATCAAACGCGAGCTCGGCTGGACCCCGAAGCAGGACCACACCTCCGGTTTTCGGAAAACCGTCCAGTGGTACCTGGACCACGAGTCCTGGTGGAAAGGCATCCTCGACGGCTCCTACAAATTGGAACGTCTCGGCACCCAAGCCTGA
- a CDS encoding glycosyltransferase family 2 protein → MGTPTLAAMRLVAVSVVKNEADIIEAFVRHTCAWVDHHLVFDHDSTDGTREILRALQAEGLPLTLFHDEALANLQQARSNHLTRLAARTHDADWILPLDADEILTGPGRAALEAALLLAGTSQPASLPLLDYCPTRDDDPTEPNPILRLRHSRRVPSVTRKIILPRELALDPDLVAGKGSHALYRGSVPQPARPLPAGWHLAHLALRSPEHQVLRVILAELQKTSRGRPAAGLDVHYRLGYQLLAEDPELFFATVKLSADQLDLRPIYYHGGNLRFTTAQGWTRVARALLPYLEQLAASHGRLLDAARPEPTNLDPAGLDIRELVRTSVPDFSGQSGAFAGFTALAGWGPAEGPVPEAFLPPFHWGYAPATHLAVTAPAAQNVTLIADLLTYSENQTVDVELNGVRQRQLAFTRINQRERLAVPLALRAGSNDLQFHYTQGLVTDHDSRRLAAIFLGLRFLPAGP, encoded by the coding sequence ATGGGAACACCCACACTGGCCGCCATGCGTCTGGTGGCCGTATCCGTGGTCAAGAACGAAGCCGATATCATCGAGGCCTTCGTCCGGCACACCTGTGCCTGGGTGGATCACCACCTCGTCTTCGACCACGACAGCACCGACGGCACCCGGGAAATCCTCCGTGCCCTGCAGGCAGAGGGCCTGCCGCTAACGCTCTTCCACGACGAGGCCCTGGCCAATCTGCAGCAAGCCCGCAGCAACCACCTGACCCGCCTTGCCGCCCGGACCCACGATGCCGACTGGATCCTGCCACTTGATGCGGACGAGATCCTGACCGGGCCCGGCCGGGCCGCGCTGGAAGCCGCCCTGCTTCTGGCTGGCACCTCGCAACCCGCAAGCCTTCCTCTGCTTGACTACTGTCCGACCCGGGACGACGACCCCACTGAACCCAACCCGATTCTTCGCCTCCGCCACAGTCGGCGCGTTCCATCCGTCACCCGCAAGATCATCTTGCCGCGTGAACTCGCGCTTGATCCGGACCTCGTCGCCGGGAAAGGCAGCCACGCTCTTTACCGCGGCTCTGTGCCCCAGCCTGCCCGGCCCTTGCCTGCAGGCTGGCACCTGGCCCATCTGGCCCTGCGCTCGCCGGAACACCAGGTGCTCCGCGTGATTCTGGCCGAGCTGCAAAAAACGAGCCGCGGTCGCCCCGCCGCCGGGCTCGATGTCCACTACCGGCTTGGTTACCAATTGCTCGCCGAAGATCCGGAGCTCTTTTTTGCCACGGTCAAACTGTCCGCCGATCAGTTGGACCTGCGGCCGATTTACTACCACGGTGGCAACCTGCGTTTCACCACCGCCCAAGGCTGGACCCGAGTGGCGCGCGCCCTGCTCCCCTACCTCGAACAGCTGGCCGCCAGCCACGGGCGACTGCTCGATGCGGCTCGGCCTGAACCGACGAATCTGGATCCGGCTGGGCTGGACATCCGCGAATTGGTGAGGACCTCCGTTCCAGACTTTTCGGGGCAGTCCGGAGCCTTCGCCGGCTTCACCGCGCTCGCCGGCTGGGGCCCCGCCGAAGGTCCCGTGCCCGAGGCCTTCCTGCCCCCCTTCCACTGGGGCTATGCCCCCGCCACTCATTTGGCCGTGACCGCCCCCGCGGCGCAAAACGTCACCTTGATCGCCGATCTGCTCACGTACTCGGAAAACCAGACGGTGGACGTGGAGCTGAACGGCGTCCGGCAGCGGCAGCTGGCCTTCACCCGCATCAACCAGCGGGAACGCCTCGCCGTGCCCCTCGCCCTCCGCGCCGGGAGCAACGACCTCCAGTTCCATTACACTCAGGGCTTGGTTACCGATCACGACTCGCGCCGGCTCGCGGCGATCTTCCTCGGCCTGCGCTTCCTGCCCGCCGGCCCATGA
- a CDS encoding glycosyltransferase → MIPLYHSEQSIGRLLREIEGLTVEGGHEVVLVNDGSRDATASVCREFARTARIPVTFIEHARNFGEHNAVLTGYRHARGAHVVNIDDDGQNPPAEALRLWAHARREGLDVVYGHYARKEHSLFRNLGSWFTNRLTDWVLDKPRGFYLSSFRCVSAFAAGEAARYTGPFPYIDGLLLQVTQRIGAVTVEHAGRAAGESGYTLRRLLRLWVSTFVNFSVMPLRLATLLGLLMALAGLAGLGVVFYLRLTNQGPDYGWGTLMGALLVFSGAQLVMLGLIGEYLGRTFLTVNNRPQAVLRSVERSGG, encoded by the coding sequence GTGATACCGTTGTATCACAGCGAGCAGAGCATTGGCCGGTTGCTGCGGGAGATCGAGGGACTCACGGTCGAGGGCGGCCACGAGGTTGTGCTGGTGAATGATGGCAGCCGCGATGCCACGGCGAGCGTGTGCCGCGAGTTTGCGCGCACGGCGCGGATCCCCGTTACCTTCATCGAGCACGCGCGCAACTTCGGCGAGCACAACGCCGTGCTGACCGGTTACCGGCACGCGCGGGGGGCGCACGTGGTGAACATCGACGATGACGGACAGAATCCGCCGGCCGAGGCGCTGCGCCTGTGGGCCCACGCGCGGCGGGAGGGACTGGACGTGGTCTATGGGCATTACGCGAGGAAGGAGCATTCGCTCTTCCGCAACCTGGGGAGCTGGTTCACGAACCGGCTGACCGACTGGGTGCTGGACAAGCCGCGGGGCTTCTACCTGTCGAGCTTCCGGTGTGTGAGCGCGTTCGCGGCGGGTGAGGCCGCGCGCTACACCGGGCCCTTCCCCTACATCGACGGCCTGTTGCTGCAGGTGACGCAGCGGATCGGGGCAGTGACGGTGGAGCATGCGGGTCGCGCGGCGGGCGAGAGCGGGTACACGCTGCGCCGGTTGCTGCGACTGTGGGTCAGCACCTTTGTGAATTTCTCGGTGATGCCGCTGCGGCTGGCCACGTTGCTCGGGTTGCTGATGGCGCTGGCCGGGCTGGCCGGGCTGGGTGTGGTCTTTTATCTGCGCCTTACGAACCAGGGGCCGGATTACGGCTGGGGCACGCTGATGGGGGCGTTGCTGGTGTTCTCGGGCGCGCAGCTGGTGATGCTTGGGCTGATCGGTGAATACCTGGGTCGGACGTTCCTGACCGTGAACAACCGGCCGCAGGCGGTGCTGCGCTCGGTCGAGCGGAGCGGGGGCTGA
- a CDS encoding DegT/DnrJ/EryC1/StrS family aminotransferase, which translates to MNTAKPRYLPADPRAGYLAAEAEIDAAIRRVMHSGHYILGPETEAFEREFAAWLGTAGCVGVANGTDALELALRAAGIGPGDKVVTVANTVSATAAAIVATGATPLYAEIEPGTMLLDVAALAAFLETRRDPRIKAVVPVHLYGQAVDLPRLMEIAAAHHLTVIEDCAQAHGAEVAGRKAGAWGHLAAFSFYPTKNLGAFGDGGAVVGSDPAALEKVRLWRQYGWRRRYVSDQPGRNSRLDELQAAILRVRLPRLDAENAQRAGLAARYAERLLESGLILPVTATGRRHVWHQYVVRHPRRDELKAWLETRGVVSGVLYPVPLHRQPAFHRPELSLPATEAACAEVLSLPLHPGLGRADIDSICDMVLAAPAFA; encoded by the coding sequence GTGAACACGGCCAAACCGCGCTACCTTCCCGCTGATCCCCGGGCCGGCTATCTGGCGGCCGAGGCGGAGATTGACGCGGCCATCCGGCGCGTGATGCACAGCGGCCACTACATCCTCGGGCCGGAGACGGAGGCCTTTGAGCGGGAATTCGCCGCATGGCTCGGCACGGCGGGTTGCGTCGGGGTGGCCAATGGCACCGATGCGCTCGAGCTGGCGCTGCGCGCGGCGGGCATCGGGCCCGGCGACAAGGTCGTGACCGTGGCCAACACCGTCTCGGCGACCGCGGCGGCGATCGTCGCCACCGGGGCGACCCCGCTCTACGCCGAGATTGAGCCCGGCACGATGCTGCTGGATGTCGCGGCGCTGGCCGCGTTCCTCGAGACCCGGCGCGACCCGCGGATCAAGGCGGTGGTCCCGGTGCACCTTTACGGGCAGGCGGTGGACCTGCCCCGGCTGATGGAGATCGCGGCGGCGCATCATCTCACCGTCATCGAGGACTGTGCGCAGGCGCACGGGGCGGAAGTGGCGGGGCGCAAGGCGGGGGCCTGGGGCCACCTGGCGGCGTTCAGTTTTTATCCGACCAAGAACCTCGGCGCCTTTGGCGACGGCGGTGCGGTCGTCGGGTCCGATCCGGCAGCCCTGGAGAAGGTGCGGCTCTGGCGGCAATACGGCTGGCGCCGGCGTTACGTGAGCGACCAGCCCGGCCGCAACAGCCGGCTGGACGAGTTGCAGGCGGCGATCCTGCGGGTGCGGTTGCCGCGCTTGGACGCGGAGAACGCCCAGCGCGCCGGGTTGGCTGCGCGTTATGCGGAACGGCTGCTCGAGTCCGGCCTGATCCTGCCGGTGACCGCGACCGGGCGGCGCCATGTCTGGCACCAGTATGTGGTGCGGCACCCGCGGCGGGACGAACTGAAGGCCTGGCTGGAGACCCGGGGCGTAGTGAGCGGCGTGCTGTATCCGGTGCCGCTGCACCGCCAGCCCGCCTTCCACCGGCCGGAGTTGTCGCTGCCCGCCACCGAGGCCGCCTGTGCGGAGGTGTTGTCGCTGCCGCTGCATCCGGGCCTCGGCCGGGCCGACATTGACAGCATTTGCGACATGGTGCTTGCTGCGCCTGCTTTCGCTTAG